CCGGCCACGGCACTGGCGTTGCCCGAGGTCCTCCTCGCCCTCGACCCGGCTGGAGATCTCGAAGCGTCCGGCGTCGGGATCGATTTCCGTGCGGAGCACCTGAATCTTCGCGTAGTCGACGACGAGCACGCGCTCGAAGTTCACATTTTCGAGCACGACGGCCGGCCGACCGTGCACGGCCGCGGAGAGCGCCAGCGCCGCCTCGACGTAGCCCATTCCGGCAAAGACGGTCTGGTTCTGCACGCCATGGTCGAAGAGGAAGGGAAAGTAGTTCCGGTTCACCTCGACCTCCCAGGCGGGACGCGGACCGGGCACGGAACGATTCAGATAGACGGGACCGGGCAGTCCGAATCGCTCGATGCGCGACCGCTCGCTCTCCAGCCAATGCGTCTGCCGCTGCCAGGGATACTGCGGCCCCGGCAGGAAGCGACCGGTCTTTGGCGCCAGTGCCGTCCAATCCAGCGTCGCTCCGGCGGCATAAAGCTCGGCCAGCGAGAGGAGCAGGCGCGCGCGCTCGGGCTCCGCACGGCGGAGTGAAGGGAATGCGGTCACGCGTCGCTCGAGATGGGCGGCGCATTCCTTGATCGAGTTGCCGAGCACGGGATGCGGCCCGACCTCGATGAACGCCGCGTGGCCGTCGGCAAACATCGCCTGCATCGCGGCCGCGAAACGCACCGGCTGCCGGACGTTCTGCCACCAGATTTCCGCGGTCCATGCCGCGGTCGGCATGATGCGGCCATGCGCGGTGGAGTAGAGAGGGATGCGCGCCGGCTTTGGATCGAGATCGGCCAGCGCGGCGAACAGCTCGTCGCGCAGTGGATCCATCTGCGGGCTGTGATAGGCGACCTCGACGCGCAGAAACTTCTGGAAAACGCCGCGCGCCTCGAGCTCGGCCGCAATGGCCTGAAGCGGCTCCGGGTCGCCGGAAAGCGTAACGGCGTTGAAGCTGTTGATGGCCGCGATCGATACGCCGGGGCGGCCGACGAGCAGGCGCGCGGCCTCGGCCTCCGCCAGTCCCACCGCGAGCATCGCGCCGCGACCGGCCATCGTCTGCTGAAGTCGGCTGCGGTGAAAACTCACGCGCACGGCTTCTTCGAGAGTGTAGACGCCGGCCACGTAGGCCGAGCTCACCTCGCCCACGCTGTGACCGACCACCGCAGCCGGCCGCACGCCCCGCGCCTCCCACAGGCGCGTGAGCGCAATCTGCAGGGCGAAATTTGCAGGCTGCGCGAGATCGGTGTGCGCCATGCGCGACTCCGCCTCGGGCGCGAGCATCGCGTCGCGCAGAGACCAGCCCGCGAGCGGACGAAAGATCGCGTCGATTTCGTCGAGCGTCGCCGCGGCGATGGGTTCGTAGCGGAAAAGCTCCTGCCCCATGCCCCACCATTGCGGGCCCATGCCGGTGTAAACAAAGGCCACCGATTTCGCAGGCACTCCCTTCGCCGTCGTCACGACGCCTTCGTGGGGTTCGCCCGTCGACAGCGCGATGAGGCGCGTGCGCAGATCCTCGGCATTTCGGGCAATCACCGCCGCGCGAACGGGAAGGTGGCTGCGGCGGAACGCAGCCGTGTAGGCAAAATCCTCGAACGCGACGGCGCCCGCCTGGCCGAGCTGGAAGGCAAACTTTCCAGCAAGGTCGCGCAACGCTTCCTCGCTGCGGGCGGAGATCGGAACAAGCCGCGGCTCGCCGGTCGGGGCGATCGCTTCCGGCGCCACCGCGGGCGGGGCGGACTCGAGCACGATGTGCGCGTTCGTGCCGCCGTAACCAAAGGAATTCACGCCAACGAACAGAGTCGGCTTTTCGTCGGGACCGGGCAGCGCGGTCTTCTGACGCGGGACTTCGAGGCAGTATTTGTCGAAGGGAATCTTCGGATTCGGCTTCTTGAAGTGGAGGTTGCCTGGCACCTCGCGATGCTTGAGCACACCGATCGCCTTGAGCACGCCAGCCACGCCAGCCGCGGCCTCGAGATGGCCGATGTTCGTCTTCACCGAGCCGACGAGGAGCTTGCGCGAGCGGCCCTCGGCGAACGTGCGGTGAAGCGCGCCGAGCTCGGCAGGATCACCGGCCTGGGTGCCGGTGCCGTGCGCCTCGACGTAATCGACCTCGCCGGGCGCGACGCCGGCGCGACGATAAACCTCACGCACAAGCGCCTCTTGCGCGTCGGAGTTCGGCAGCGAGATGCCGTCCGTGTGACCGTCCTGATTCACCGCCGTGCCGCAGATCACTGCGTGAATGGGATCGCCCGCGGCCAGCGCGTCGTCGAGCCGCTTGAGCAGGAGGACGCCCGCTCCCTCGCCGCGCGCGTAGCCGGCCGCCGTTTCGTCGAATGCGTGGCATTCCCCATGATGCGAAAGGAAGTGGCCCTTGCTCATCATGATCGGAAATTCCGGCCGCATCATCACGTTCACCCCTCCGGCCAGGGCCTGGTCGCACTCGCGGTTGCGCAGGCTCTGGCAGGCGTAGTGCAGCGAGACGAGCGACGAAGAGCAGGCGGTATCGAGGGTGAGGCTCGGACCGCGCAGGTCGAACGCATGTGAGAGCCGGTTCGAGAGCACGGTCATCATCACGCCGCCGGGCGTGTGGCCGTTGGCCAGCGGCCGGTTCGCGGCCTGCATCGAGAAAACGAGGTGATCGAGACAGAAGCCGCCGATAAACACGCCCGTCGACGAGCCGGCCACCGCTTCCAGCGGCACGCCAGCGTCTTCAAACGCCTCCCACGTCACCTCGAGCAGCAGGCGCTGCTGGGGATCGAGCGAGGCGGCTTCGCGCGGCGAGATGCCGAAAGCAAGCGGGTCGAACTGCGTGACGTCCGCGTCGAGCGACGCCGCCTTCGGCGCGTAACTCTTCCCGGGCCGTCGCTGGTCCTCGTCGAAAAATTGCCGCCAATCCCAGCGATCCTTTTTAATAGGACGTAAAGCATTACCACTCCTAACTAAAAAGCGCCAAAAATTCGAAAGCGAGTTTGCCGCAGGAGGCATTCGGCAACCGACCCCGATGATTGCGAATTTCTCTGATGGCGTGCCGTGCATCAGGGAGAGTGAGATAGCAGAACGATTTACCATTGGGAACAGATTAGTGTCTTTGAATAGAACTTTCGGAGGAGCGTTAGGGGATCGTGATGAAAGCCCTCTCCACCCTCCTTTTCGTCGCCGGCTTGACCGTCCTTCCCGCGATCGGCGAGGAGGCGAAACCCGATGCCAAGGCCCTCGCATTCAGCTACGCGACAGCATTCGAGAACATGGGTAAATCCAGCGTCTCGATTCTCTACGCGAACTCGGGCCAGACCGAGACGATCAAGGACGTCACCCAGATCACCGCCTACGGCGCCGTGCTGCTCGTCAAAGCCTACGGCGGCAGCAAGCAGATTCTCGACGCGAGCCGGGTGATCAAGATCACCGACAACTAGCTCTGGCCGGCCTGCGGGCTGTCGTCGATGTCCCAGTGGGCTTGCAGGTTGAGGAGGTCGGTGACCAGCGCCGTCCAGCCGGTCTGATGGCTGGCGCCGCAGCCGCGGCCAGTCTCGGCATGGAAGTATTCGTTGAAGAGGAGGAGGTCTTTCCAATGCGGATCCTGCGCGTAACGCGGTTCGCCGCCGTGGCAGGGCCGGTTCCCGTTTTCATCGGGAACGAAGAGGGAAATGAGCCGCCGCGAGAGCAGACGTGAGGCCTCGCCGAGGGTGACCATGTTTCCCGAGCCGGTCGGAAATTCCACGAGCAGCGATTCGCCGTAAAAGCGATGATAGGTGCGCAACGCCTCGACGAGGAGGTAGTTCACCGGCAGCCAGACGGGCCCGCGCCAGTTGGAGTTCCCGCCGAACATGCCCGACGTGCCCTCGCCGGGCTCGTAGTCGACGGAATACGGCACGCCGTGCGCCCAATACGTGTAGGGCTCCTTCTCGTGCCGCTTCGAGACGGAGCGGATGCCGTAGGGTGAGAGAAATTCCTCCTCGTCGAACATGTAACGCAGAATGCGCTCGAGATGCGCACGGGTCGTGATCGCGAGCAGTCGCATGCCGTGCGTCTCCCCGGCGTTGTTCTCGAGAAGATGATGCGTGAGCACCTCGTGGTTCTTCACGAACCACATCACGCGCCCGCTGAACTCCGGCAGGCGCTCGGAATACGTGTTCGGGATGATCGTTGCGGCAAGCAGCGGCATGAAGCCGACGATGGAGCGGATGCGCAGCGGATCGTGCCGGCCGTCGACCTCGAGCATGTCGTAGTAGAAGCCGTCCTCCTCGTTCCAAAGGCCCGTGCCGCCGAGTTCGTTGATCGCATGCACGATGCGCACGAAGTGCTCGAAGAACTTCGACGCCATGTCCTCGTAGACCTCGTCGCGCTGCGCGAGCTCGAGCGCGATCGAGAGCATCTGCACGCAGTAGAACGCCATCCATGCGGTGCCGTCGGCCTGCTTGAGCGTGCCGCCGGTCGGCAGCGGTTTCGAGCGGTCGAAGACGCCGATGTTGTCGAGTCCAAGGAAGCCGCCGGCGAAGAGATTGTTCCCCTCGAGATCCTTGCGGTTCACCCACCAGGTGAAATTGAGCAGCAGCTTCTGGAAAATCGTCTCGAGGAAGCGATAGTCGTCGCCCTTCGAGTCCCAGGGCAGTCGGTAAACGCGCCACGCCGCCCATGCGTGCACCGGAGGATTCACGTC
The sequence above is a segment of the Chthoniobacterales bacterium genome. Coding sequences within it:
- a CDS encoding SDR family NAD(P)-dependent oxidoreductase, translated to MRGPWHRVSPPRRSREGRSSRRRKGGWRGLSSRSPNAPPKVLFKDTNLFPMVNRSAISLSLMHGTPSEKFAIIGVGCRMPPAANSLSNFWRFLVRSGNALRPIKKDRWDWRQFFDEDQRRPGKSYAPKAASLDADVTQFDPLAFGISPREAASLDPQQRLLLEVTWEAFEDAGVPLEAVAGSSTGVFIGGFCLDHLVFSMQAANRPLANGHTPGGVMMTVLSNRLSHAFDLRGPSLTLDTACSSSLVSLHYACQSLRNRECDQALAGGVNVMMRPEFPIMMSKGHFLSHHGECHAFDETAAGYARGEGAGVLLLKRLDDALAAGDPIHAVICGTAVNQDGHTDGISLPNSDAQEALVREVYRRAGVAPGEVDYVEAHGTGTQAGDPAELGALHRTFAEGRSRKLLVGSVKTNIGHLEAAAGVAGVLKAIGVLKHREVPGNLHFKKPNPKIPFDKYCLEVPRQKTALPGPDEKPTLFVGVNSFGYGGTNAHIVLESAPPAVAPEAIAPTGEPRLVPISARSEEALRDLAGKFAFQLGQAGAVAFEDFAYTAAFRRSHLPVRAAVIARNAEDLRTRLIALSTGEPHEGVVTTAKGVPAKSVAFVYTGMGPQWWGMGQELFRYEPIAAATLDEIDAIFRPLAGWSLRDAMLAPEAESRMAHTDLAQPANFALQIALTRLWEARGVRPAAVVGHSVGEVSSAYVAGVYTLEEAVRVSFHRSRLQQTMAGRGAMLAVGLAEAEAARLLVGRPGVSIAAINSFNAVTLSGDPEPLQAIAAELEARGVFQKFLRVEVAYHSPQMDPLRDELFAALADLDPKPARIPLYSTAHGRIMPTAAWTAEIWWQNVRQPVRFAAAMQAMFADGHAAFIEVGPHPVLGNSIKECAAHLERRVTAFPSLRRAEPERARLLLSLAELYAAGATLDWTALAPKTGRFLPGPQYPWQRQTHWLESERSRIERFGLPGPVYLNRSVPGPRPAWEVEVNRNYFPFLFDHGVQNQTVFAGMGYVEAALALSAAVHGRPAVVLENVNFERVLVVDYAKIQVLRTEIDPDAGRFEISSRVEGEEDLGQRQCRGRLRPQVAPESGQVDLAAWRADCPRQVDLETFHEDLRGRGLHYGPTFRPTAEVRVGDGCFLLRIDASAVQGEEDHPLHPTLFDAAIQPVLFCAREGKLFVPFSIDEFHYFSRPESPEVFAVGRLLRQTDTAVVADVWLTDAAGRVHACARGMCCQIIETESRVDPVEVLYEMPWKTANAPEAADALNGEDVLIVAGGEPALTEALQRGLPGAVVAAEAADRRRVIYVADAPGEQLPADAGEAQNERWIGFLRNLAAARAGGEVDVTLVTRDAQPVGDSPAGNAAAFGLAAIGLVAQNEFDAVLLRAIDLAAAPQPEDVERIVAEIAAGARGEIAWRGDERFVRVLSPERPAPPVEEAVRCSLDEPLALAAGAKGRFDQLRFVPMERHAPAAGEIELRVLAVGLNRDDILKVEGRALSASRAGFFDEGTGMEVVGEVVRTGEGSAFQIGDRVVALAADVFRTYATQAETFVRPLPAGLGLEASAIPVAWIVAWRGLVELAALGAGERILIHQATSGVGIAALDVASSRGAEIFATAGTEEKRQWLRDHGVAHVFDSRSLDFASEIRMVTEGSGVDVVFGAPSSAARRASLGLLRAGGRYVETARRDFADDRDLPLEAFQRNLQFVSIDLNRLAADRPDIVAGTWDAVLAEFAAGALSLRAARRFVAADVCEAFREAASGEQVGKIWIDLAAGEVEVILPPVVVPLVRTDGTYVVTGGTSGFGVVTARWLAEQGAGRIVLASRSGPKAEGIATVARELETRGAEVEVVAADVADPAQTASLLANAGRPDRPLRGIVHGAMVLDDAMMADLTPESFRRVFGPKARGAVNLVAGLPSGNVLDFLVFYSSISSVIGNRGQTSYVAANAFLDGLAHRLRAQGVPALSINWGALAEAGVVARDERLGAMLATGGITGLTNDQALAALGTALRSAKAQLGAFLVEWPTWLDAHPKLADDPRFRDLRARGSGPTNDAATRVRAELAEASREQRCRALEAHLQAVLGATLNMAPDAVPTSQKLNEMGVDSLMVLELSLGIEERIGARFSAMEFLKGPTVQQLAAAAETKLWPDAD